In the Gossypium arboreum isolate Shixiya-1 chromosome 10, ASM2569848v2, whole genome shotgun sequence genome, one interval contains:
- the LOC108488021 gene encoding LOW QUALITY PROTEIN: tyrosine decarboxylase-like (The sequence of the model RefSeq protein was modified relative to this genomic sequence to represent the inferred CDS: substituted 1 base at 1 genomic stop codon) codes for MGSLYPHYEEENNSSNTAHLLNPEEFRRQGHMIIDFIADYYQNMEKYPVLSQVQPGYLAKLLPKSAPNIPEPIETILHDIQQYIIPGITHWQSPNYFAYFPSSGSIAGFLGXVLSTGFNVVGFNWISSPAATELEFVTMDWLGQMLGLPQSFLFSGTGGGVIQGTTCEAILCTLVAARDQMLAKVGRENIGKLVFYGSDQTHCALLKAAKVAGLECKNFRAIKTMRSTAFQLSAESLRTTIRLDVEAGLIPAFLCATIGTTSTTAVDPIRSLSEVTKEYGMWIHVDAAYAGSACICPEYRHFIDGVENVNSFSFNAHKWFFTTLDCCCLWVKDPGALTKSLSSSAEYLKNNASDSKQVVDYKDWQITLSRRFRSMKLWLVLRSYGVEHLRNFLRSHVKMAKRFQQLVESDNRFEVVVPRNFAMVCFRVLPTTLKKEPNGYNIESGNIEAKLIDQEYANDFNRNLLETVNASGKVFMTHTIVEGIYVIRFAVGATLTEDKHVIKAWKVVQETVDGMLATI; via the coding sequence ATGGGCAGCTTGTATCCCCACTATGAAGAAGAAAACAACTCTTCCAACACTGCTCACCTTCTAAATCCAGAAGAATTTAGGAGGCAAGGTCATATGATCATAGATTTCATAGCTGATTATTaccaaaacatggaaaaataccCTGTTCTAAGCCAAGTCCAACCTGGTTACCTTGCCAAACTTCTACCAAAGTCCGCCCCTAATATTCCAGAGCCTATTGAAACAATCCTCCACGATATCCAACAATACATCATTCCCGGCATAACTCACTGGCAAAGCCCCAACTACTTTGCCTACTTCCCTTCAAGTGGCAGCATTGCTGGCTTTCTTGGATAGGTGCTTAGCACCGGCTTCAATGTGGTGGGGTTCAATTGGATATCATCACCAGCCGCGACTGAGCTTGAATTCGTAACCATGGATTGGCTTGGCCAGATGCTTGGGCTTCCTCAAAGTTTCCTTTTCTCTGGAACTGGCGGTGGTGTTATACAAGGGACTACATGTGAGGCCATTTTATGCACACTAGTAGCTGCCAGAGATCAAATGTTAGCCAAAGTGGGGAGAGAGAACATAGGGAAGTTAGTTTTTTATGGGTCAGACCAAACCCACTGTGCACTTTTAAAGGCAGCTAAAGTCGCTGGTTTAGAGTGTAAGAACTTTAGGGCGATTAAGACAATGAGATCCACAGCATTTCAACTATCCGCAGAATCATTGAGAACAACAATAAGATTGGACGTTGAAGCTGGACTTATCCCAGCTTTTCTTTGTGCCACCATCGGGACAACATCAACGACTGCCGTTGATCCAATACGGTCGTTAAGTGAAGTAACCAAAGAGTATGGAATGTGGATCCACGTTGATGCAGCTTATGCAGGAAGTGCCTGTATATGCCCTGAGTATCGTCATTTCATTGATGGGGTAGAGAATGTAAACTCATTTAGTTTCAATGCCCATAAATGGTTCTTCACTACTTTGGATTGTTGTTGTCTTTGGGTTAAAGATCCTGGTGCACTAACAAAGTCACTCTCTTCAAGTGCTGAGTACCTCAAAAATAATGCAAGTGATTCCAAACAAGTTGTGGATTACAAAGACTGGCAAATAACCCTTAGCAGAAGGTTTCGCTCCATGAAGTTATGGCTTGTTTTGAGAAGCTATGGTGTGGAGCATCTTAGGAACTTCCTAAGGAGCCATGTAAAAATGGCAAAACGTTTCCAACAACTGGTCGAAAGTGACAATAGGTTTGAAGTGGTGGTGCCAAGGAACTTTGCAATGGTATGTTTCAGGGTTTTGCCAACAACACTTAAAAAGGAGCCGAATGGGTACAACATTGAAAGTGGAAATATTGAAGCAAAACTTATCGACCAGGAATATGCAAATGACTTCAACCGGAATTTGCTAGAGACGGTGAATGCGTCAGGCAAAGTTTTTATGACTCACACTATAGTTGAGGGTATTTATGTGATACGGTTTGCTGTTGGTGCCACTCTGACGGAGGATAAACATGTTATCAAGGCTTGGAAAGTGGTGCAAGAGACGGTTGATGGCATGTTGGCTACTATATAA